The segment TCGCACAGGACCGGACGGCAAATTTTTAAAGGCTCTCGTTGATGGGGCGACCTGGTTGGGCGTTCCTCTCTCTCGGGCATTGGCCGACCAGTGTTCGGTCTACTTCCGCGAATTGCAAGCCTGGAACGACAAGACGAACTTGACGGCGATCACCGATGAACGGGAAATAGCCGTTAAGCATTTCCTGGACTCCCTAGTTTGCAGCAAGGCGCTTGACCATCCCGAACAGGCTAGAGTCATGGATGTA is part of the Nitrospirota bacterium genome and harbors:
- the rsmG gene encoding 16S rRNA (guanine(527)-N(7))-methyltransferase RsmG — encoded protein: MFHVEHRTGPDGKFLKALVDGATWLGVPLSRALADQCSVYFRELQAWNDKTNLTAITDEREIAVKHFLDSLVCSKALDHPEQARVMDVGSGAGFPGLPLKLMHPELDMTLLEPSQKKTAFLRHVIGTLELDH